In Pseudomonas sp. R76, one genomic interval encodes:
- a CDS encoding type III effector HrpK domain-containing protein, whose amino-acid sequence MIDTKINSAIANAHIKDSRDAGSKWNSALVVAMQKSEDSSGKSADAAREQAKELGIVWERPNGDNRSVKAIMEDSKLLRNLGNQEGMRDALKARVGDFDSDPDAAFRAVQVLDHIERFDEDGRLVSGTTLGNESIDGVSSSGQVYHGTEAGRLKDFGKFGFESLKGDLGNRTAAFKDPKTRDAAEAKGIKWERPDKDRRSAQDILNNTPALKDIDGKKDVERLLMDQVGDYKHDADAAYRASQVLEHVQRLDGDGKAIVGEDAGNGKIDGFTSSNEAKHGTEAGRLQDFGKDGFDSLKGHLVDRSKVGEDKSARAEAEKLGIHWERPQGDDSSPQAIIDSSPLLSRLGNQSSVKDMLKDRVGDYEHDADAAYRAVQVLEHIERFDGEGKSLVGKDVGNGSIDGFKGEEASHGSEAGRLQDFGKDGFESLKGTLPDTQSVKTDEQSRNKAKVKGIVWERPDGDTRSAQDILKNHPLLKSLENHSGVKDMLKDQVGDYEKDADAAYRAVQVLNHIERFDGAGNLIASNSVANDKLDGFTSSNEAEPGTEAGRLQDFGKHGFDSLNGILVDRSAVGKDTEARDKAQALGITWSRLDGDKRSAHEIVQDTPILRDLGNQSGVKDLLKDRVGDYETDPDAAWRAAQVLEHIETFDSLGKQQSGAKVGNGKIDDFTPDNEASPNSEAGRLQDFGKHGFDSLKGKMDSREGDKGEPLADENSARENAEKLGIRWTRPKGDTRRADDILRENPMLKHLTDDEDVKRMLKARVGDYEKNADAAYRAVQVLEHIERLDGEGKQIVGKEVGNGEVDGFSSGQARHGTEAGRLKDFGKYGFESLKGSLKDRAQVGDDRQAREKAEVKGIVWQRPEGDGRSASEIVNQTPALKSLPNDSGARDLLKDRVGDFEHDADAAFRAAQVIEHIQRFDDEGKALVGKDTGNGQIDGFTSSGEAKHGTEAGRLQDFGKNGFDSLNGVIPNRTKAGSDATAREQAKKLGIDWTRPSDDKRSAAEIQRDSSLLRGLENQSGTRDMLKDQVGDFEHDADAAYRAVQVLEYIESYSNDGAFNTGGDKGNGKIDGFTSSGEAEHGTEAGRLQDFGKYGFSALEHHAGKYQDFKKNHLDSDASSLKIAEYASILHENFDAIREATGAREFLRVGDLQKFKSEHANLPDNLKEAIDFWSNPGTFKLLETSVDKMRYGSDGLLTKEDISNWIDKEAPKDAASASQFLARASQGGAVDGVDTSKIGPEIFKKTNRYSAKEKAAVVQDLQQAYGLVMMGESSGMWKKSHIVKKLGDRAGVGDDPKALMKDIQAHIDQLTADKEVVKYLEQAGATSMEKLVGKIPGMKASVQKTYQDEILSGKALDALWEKNSKQEGASKTEALIAFNNLATSTQAALGIHDTKAIQNAVAKSSIGKDLQRYYEQDISTGKRLDALMEKGTPEQGLSAFSMEVALFNATLPADVTAPYDEKLGKLVSKKTAQIFQKELTFDDLKAAYGVNGGEQLDEKKIESIFDSIKEQAPELLVTDAGKTMSRDQLLSAMRGSWDMMRQATKVGIKAEWLTGGGLKDLSDKGIMHTVSGLFLAGLSISKGVAAGADMTPKAAANVAISSIQTAAIITEGGSKAYTQYIKDLESAVAANGTQLRVSPNIKDNLSRIGNSASLVGSAAGIAGGVLGIIDGVQAIRSGDKLNGGLSVTSSGLGVISGLAVGIEAIAGLSGISVTAIPIIAGSLSFASAASNVLAAAVTFVMVAIQQSEQSSRENDYADLLGDYVGKYGITGKA is encoded by the coding sequence ATGATCGATACCAAAATCAACTCAGCTATTGCTAACGCCCACATCAAAGACTCACGTGATGCAGGCTCTAAGTGGAATAGTGCATTGGTCGTTGCTATGCAAAAGAGCGAGGATAGCTCGGGTAAGTCCGCAGACGCCGCGCGTGAGCAGGCCAAGGAATTGGGCATCGTTTGGGAGCGTCCGAACGGTGACAACCGCTCGGTCAAGGCCATCATGGAAGACTCCAAATTGCTTCGCAATTTAGGCAACCAAGAGGGCATGCGCGATGCACTGAAGGCGAGGGTCGGTGACTTCGACAGCGATCCTGATGCCGCTTTTCGTGCAGTGCAGGTGCTGGATCATATCGAGCGGTTCGATGAAGACGGCCGGTTGGTCTCCGGCACTACGCTCGGTAACGAGAGCATCGATGGTGTGAGCTCCAGTGGACAGGTTTACCATGGCACCGAAGCTGGGCGCTTGAAAGACTTTGGCAAGTTCGGCTTCGAGTCCCTCAAGGGTGACCTGGGTAATCGCACCGCCGCCTTCAAAGACCCCAAGACTCGTGACGCCGCTGAAGCCAAGGGTATTAAGTGGGAGCGGCCCGACAAAGATCGACGTTCTGCCCAGGACATTCTTAACAACACTCCGGCGCTTAAGGATATCGACGGTAAGAAGGATGTCGAGCGCCTGCTGATGGATCAGGTCGGTGACTACAAGCACGATGCCGATGCCGCCTATCGCGCATCCCAAGTATTAGAGCATGTCCAGCGCCTGGACGGCGACGGCAAAGCTATCGTCGGCGAGGACGCAGGCAACGGTAAGATCGATGGTTTTACCAGCAGCAACGAGGCCAAGCACGGTACCGAAGCCGGGCGCTTGCAAGACTTCGGTAAGGATGGCTTCGACAGTCTCAAGGGACATCTTGTCGATCGTAGCAAAGTGGGCGAGGACAAAAGCGCCCGTGCTGAGGCCGAAAAGCTCGGTATACACTGGGAGCGTCCGCAGGGAGACGACTCCAGTCCCCAAGCGATTATCGACAGCAGCCCCTTGCTCAGTCGTTTGGGCAACCAGAGCAGTGTCAAGGACATGCTCAAGGACCGCGTCGGCGACTATGAGCACGACGCCGATGCTGCTTACCGTGCCGTCCAGGTGCTGGAGCACATCGAACGCTTCGATGGTGAAGGCAAGAGCCTCGTCGGCAAGGACGTCGGCAATGGCAGCATCGACGGTTTCAAAGGCGAGGAAGCTTCACACGGCAGCGAAGCTGGGCGCTTACAGGATTTCGGCAAGGACGGTTTCGAGAGTCTCAAAGGTACGCTGCCTGACACCCAGTCTGTAAAAACCGACGAGCAGTCCCGCAATAAGGCCAAGGTCAAAGGCATAGTGTGGGAGCGCCCCGACGGTGATACGCGATCAGCCCAAGATATTCTGAAGAATCATCCGCTACTCAAGAGTCTCGAAAACCATAGCGGTGTCAAGGACATGCTCAAGGATCAAGTGGGTGATTATGAGAAGGACGCCGATGCTGCCTACCGCGCTGTGCAGGTGCTCAATCACATTGAGCGCTTCGACGGCGCGGGCAACTTGATCGCCAGCAACAGCGTGGCTAACGACAAGCTCGATGGTTTCACCAGCAGCAACGAGGCCGAGCCAGGTACTGAAGCCGGGCGCCTGCAAGACTTCGGCAAGCATGGCTTCGACAGCTTGAACGGTATCTTGGTTGATCGCAGTGCAGTCGGCAAGGATACCGAGGCGCGCGATAAGGCCCAGGCATTGGGCATCACTTGGAGCCGCCTCGACGGGGACAAACGCAGTGCCCATGAGATCGTCCAGGATACCCCTATACTGCGTGACTTGGGCAACCAGAGCGGGGTCAAAGACCTGCTCAAGGATCGTGTCGGTGACTACGAAACCGATCCTGACGCTGCTTGGCGTGCCGCCCAGGTGCTAGAGCATATCGAAACCTTCGACAGCCTTGGCAAGCAGCAGAGTGGTGCTAAGGTCGGAAATGGCAAAATCGACGACTTTACTCCTGACAACGAGGCCAGCCCCAACAGTGAGGCAGGTCGCCTGCAAGACTTTGGCAAGCATGGCTTCGACAGCCTAAAAGGCAAAATGGATTCGCGCGAAGGCGATAAGGGCGAGCCGCTCGCAGATGAGAATAGCGCTCGTGAGAATGCCGAGAAACTCGGTATCCGCTGGACAAGGCCGAAGGGCGATACGCGCCGAGCCGATGACATTCTCCGCGAAAACCCAATGCTTAAGCATCTAACCGACGACGAAGATGTCAAGCGCATGCTTAAGGCGCGTGTTGGCGATTATGAGAAAAATGCCGACGCCGCCTATCGCGCAGTTCAGGTGCTCGAGCATATCGAGCGCCTCGACGGCGAGGGCAAGCAGATCGTCGGAAAAGAGGTCGGTAACGGCGAAGTGGATGGCTTCAGCAGCGGCCAAGCGCGCCACGGCACTGAGGCTGGGCGCCTAAAGGACTTCGGCAAATACGGCTTCGAGTCTCTCAAAGGCAGCTTGAAGGACCGTGCACAAGTCGGTGATGACAGACAGGCACGCGAGAAGGCCGAGGTCAAGGGTATCGTTTGGCAGCGTCCCGAGGGTGATGGACGAAGTGCCAGTGAGATCGTAAATCAGACGCCAGCGCTCAAGAGCTTGCCGAACGACAGCGGTGCGCGCGACCTGCTGAAGGATCGGGTCGGTGATTTCGAGCACGACGCCGATGCGGCTTTCCGCGCGGCCCAGGTGATCGAGCACATACAGCGCTTCGACGATGAGGGCAAAGCCCTGGTCGGCAAGGACACGGGTAATGGCCAGATCGACGGCTTCACCAGTAGTGGCGAGGCCAAGCATGGTACCGAGGCCGGCCGTTTGCAGGACTTTGGCAAGAACGGTTTCGACAGCCTGAATGGCGTGATTCCTAATCGCACCAAAGCTGGCAGCGACGCTACTGCCCGCGAGCAAGCCAAGAAACTGGGCATTGATTGGACGCGCCCCAGCGATGACAAGCGTTCGGCAGCTGAAATCCAACGCGACTCGTCGCTTTTGCGTGGTTTGGAGAACCAGAGCGGTACCCGCGACATGCTCAAGGATCAGGTCGGTGATTTCGAACACGACGCTGACGCCGCCTACCGTGCCGTGCAAGTGCTCGAGTACATTGAAAGCTATTCCAATGATGGCGCCTTCAACACCGGCGGCGATAAGGGCAATGGCAAGATCGACGGTTTCACCAGCAGTGGTGAAGCCGAGCACGGCACCGAGGCTGGTCGCTTGCAAGATTTCGGTAAGTACGGCTTCTCGGCCCTGGAGCATCACGCCGGTAAGTATCAGGATTTCAAGAAAAACCATTTAGATTCTGACGCTTCGTCGCTGAAGATCGCTGAGTACGCCTCAATCCTGCATGAGAACTTCGACGCGATTCGCGAGGCCACCGGTGCCCGTGAGTTTCTGCGCGTGGGCGACTTGCAAAAATTCAAGAGCGAGCATGCCAATCTGCCCGATAACCTCAAGGAGGCGATCGATTTCTGGAGCAACCCAGGTACGTTCAAGCTGCTGGAAACCAGCGTCGACAAGATGCGCTATGGCTCGGACGGTTTGCTGACCAAGGAGGACATCAGCAATTGGATCGATAAGGAGGCGCCCAAGGACGCGGCCTCGGCCTCGCAGTTCCTGGCCCGCGCTAGCCAAGGTGGCGCTGTCGATGGCGTAGACACCTCGAAGATTGGCCCAGAGATTTTCAAAAAAACCAACCGTTATTCGGCCAAGGAAAAAGCCGCAGTAGTGCAAGACCTTCAGCAGGCCTACGGTTTGGTAATGATGGGTGAGAGTTCAGGTATGTGGAAAAAAAGCCATATCGTCAAGAAGCTTGGGGATCGCGCCGGCGTGGGCGACGATCCCAAGGCTCTGATGAAAGACATACAGGCACACATCGACCAACTGACCGCCGACAAGGAAGTGGTCAAGTACCTCGAACAGGCCGGCGCGACATCGATGGAGAAACTGGTCGGTAAAATCCCCGGTATGAAGGCCAGTGTGCAGAAGACCTACCAGGACGAAATCCTCAGCGGTAAGGCATTGGATGCGCTTTGGGAAAAAAACTCCAAGCAAGAAGGTGCCAGCAAAACCGAGGCGCTTATCGCGTTCAATAACCTCGCGACCTCTACCCAAGCGGCGTTGGGCATTCACGATACGAAGGCAATCCAAAATGCGGTGGCCAAGAGCTCGATCGGTAAGGACCTGCAACGTTACTACGAGCAGGACATCAGCACAGGCAAGCGTCTCGACGCGCTGATGGAAAAGGGGACTCCGGAGCAGGGCCTGAGTGCGTTCAGTATGGAAGTGGCGTTGTTCAACGCGACATTACCGGCTGACGTTACTGCCCCTTACGATGAAAAACTGGGGAAGCTGGTAAGCAAAAAAACTGCCCAAATCTTCCAGAAGGAGCTTACGTTCGACGATCTGAAAGCCGCCTATGGAGTGAACGGCGGCGAGCAGCTCGACGAGAAGAAGATCGAGTCGATTTTCGACTCGATTAAAGAACAGGCGCCCGAGTTGTTGGTGACCGACGCTGGCAAGACAATGAGCCGTGATCAACTCCTAAGCGCCATGCGCGGTTCGTGGGACATGATGCGTCAGGCCACCAAGGTGGGCATCAAGGCTGAATGGCTTACCGGAGGCGGCCTTAAGGACCTTAGTGACAAAGGTATCATGCACACCGTCAGCGGTCTGTTCCTCGCCGGGCTGAGCATTTCTAAAGGCGTCGCGGCCGGTGCTGACATGACGCCCAAAGCTGCTGCCAACGTGGCGATCAGCTCGATCCAAACCGCCGCAATAATCACTGAAGGCGGCAGCAAAGCGTACACACAGTACATCAAGGACCTAGAGAGTGCCGTAGCGGCCAATGGAACGCAGCTTAGGGTCAGCCCTAACATCAAAGACAACCTAAGCCGGATAGGAAACTCTGCGTCGCTCGTGGGAAGCGCTGCGGGCATTGCCGGTGGGGTGCTAGGCATCATCGATGGCGTCCAAGCCATCCGTTCAGGTGACAAGCTTAACGGCGGGTTGAGCGTTACCAGCAGCGGCCTGGGTGTGATTTCCGGACTTGCCGTTGGCATTGAGGCCATCGCCGGCCTTTCCGGTATCTCGGTTACCGCTATTCCGATCATCGCCGGCAGCCTGAGCTTCGCCTCGGCCGCGAGCAACGTGCTCGCTGCCGCCGTGACCTTCGTCATGGTCGCGATCCAACAGAGCGAGCAGTCGTCTCGTGAGAACGACTACGCTGACCTTCTCGGCGATTATGTCGGTAAGTATGGGATTACTGGCAAGGCGTGA
- a CDS encoding winged helix-turn-helix transcriptional regulator, with translation MPKSRQKVLPPTVCPSRLILDQIADKWSILILASLRNGPLRFNAILRRIGGVTQKALTECLRRLERHGIVERRVIATSPIAVEYEITKLGRSLDYPFQALYSWTVEHISEVEYAMAKYDDRYSSKEK, from the coding sequence ATGCCGAAATCCCGTCAAAAGGTCTTACCACCAACCGTTTGCCCTAGCCGCCTAATACTCGACCAGATCGCCGACAAGTGGTCGATACTCATCCTTGCTTCGCTGCGCAATGGACCTTTGCGATTTAACGCTATCCTGCGTCGCATAGGAGGAGTGACTCAAAAGGCCCTGACGGAGTGTTTGCGCAGGCTTGAACGACACGGGATTGTCGAAAGAAGAGTGATTGCGACCTCACCAATTGCCGTCGAATACGAAATAACGAAGCTTGGTCGTTCGCTGGACTATCCTTTTCAGGCGCTTTATTCATGGACAGTTGAGCATATTTCAGAAGTTGAATATGCGATGGCTAAATATGACGATCGCTATTCCTCTAAGGAAAAGTAA
- a CDS encoding SDR family oxidoreductase, with amino-acid sequence MIAVTGANGNLGQLVIRELLRVIPATQIVAAVRSPEKADDLRALGVKVREADYDHPETLEAAFRGVEKLLLISAVQPGERFRQHKAVIDFAKQAGVRLIAYTSMLRTDTSRLILAEEHKATEDYLKKSGMEFVMLRNGWYIENHTGMLSLALANEFIIGSAGQGRFASASRADYAAAASVVLTQPGHVNKVYELAGDHSYSMYEFAEEVSRYASRKIPYNNLLPAEYEDQLLSFGVPKMVVDVVIDADMKSMTGELDSSSRDLSNLIGRNTTPLSDAIKLVIQA; translated from the coding sequence ATGATTGCTGTTACAGGTGCAAATGGAAATCTAGGTCAACTGGTTATTAGAGAGCTTTTGCGAGTCATTCCCGCAACTCAAATCGTAGCTGCCGTGCGCAGTCCAGAGAAAGCCGACGATTTGCGTGCTTTGGGCGTTAAGGTGCGCGAGGCTGATTACGATCACCCAGAGACGCTGGAGGCGGCGTTTAGAGGTGTTGAGAAATTGTTACTCATCTCGGCAGTGCAGCCTGGCGAAAGATTTCGGCAACACAAGGCCGTGATCGATTTTGCCAAACAAGCGGGTGTAAGGCTGATCGCTTACACCAGTATGTTGCGGACCGACACATCCCGCCTGATCCTTGCCGAAGAGCATAAAGCAACCGAAGATTACCTGAAGAAATCCGGCATGGAGTTTGTGATGCTGCGCAACGGCTGGTATATAGAGAATCATACAGGTATGCTTTCTTTGGCGCTTGCTAATGAATTCATCATTGGTAGCGCTGGACAAGGGCGGTTTGCCTCTGCTTCACGTGCCGATTATGCTGCCGCAGCCTCTGTTGTACTAACGCAACCAGGTCATGTAAATAAAGTTTATGAATTGGCTGGAGACCATTCTTACTCGATGTACGAATTTGCCGAGGAAGTCTCTAGGTATGCTAGTCGAAAAATCCCTTACAACAATCTTTTACCAGCCGAATATGAAGATCAGTTGTTAAGCTTCGGGGTGCCAAAAATGGTTGTTGATGTTGTCATTGATGCAGATATGAAGTCTATGACAGGAGAGCTGGATAGTTCTTCCCGTGACCTATCTAATCTTATTGGCAGAAACACGACGCCTCTGTCTGATGCGATAAAGTTGGTGATTCAGGCCTAA
- a CDS encoding FAD-dependent monooxygenase produces the protein MGEGQHEVTFGDGAHIVTNLLVGADGAWSKTKPLLSDAAPEYTGMSLVETYLYDSDARFLATAKVVGSGALFALQPGKGIQAHREVNATLHTYVMLTKSQSWFASIDFNDRAGAAACIAQQFACWSPNLTALITESDTELVWRTLFTLQVEHSWNRVPGVTLIGDAAHLSIPNGEGANLALYDGAELAIASRSDHLETALHEYELAMFQRSAREAAEGNEMH, from the coding sequence ATGGGAGAAGGCCAGCACGAGGTGACATTCGGTGATGGCGCTCACATTGTCACCAACCTACTGGTAGGAGCAGACGGTGCGTGGTCGAAGACCAAGCCGTTGCTTAGCGACGCCGCACCCGAGTACACGGGGATGTCGCTAGTTGAAACCTACTTATATGACAGCGACGCCCGGTTTCTCGCAACGGCCAAAGTGGTAGGTTCAGGTGCGTTGTTCGCACTTCAGCCAGGAAAAGGGATCCAAGCACACCGTGAGGTTAACGCCACGCTTCACACCTACGTGATGCTTACCAAATCTCAAAGCTGGTTTGCCAGCATCGATTTCAACGACAGAGCAGGTGCGGCTGCATGTATTGCACAGCAGTTCGCGTGCTGGTCCCCTAACCTCACGGCACTGATCACAGAAAGTGATACCGAGTTGGTGTGGCGCACGCTTTTTACTCTACAGGTCGAGCACAGTTGGAACCGAGTGCCTGGAGTAACACTAATTGGTGATGCAGCACACCTATCGATCCCGAATGGTGAAGGTGCCAATCTTGCGTTATACGACGGGGCTGAACTGGCTATAGCTTCACGCTCTGATCACCTCGAAACAGCTCTCCACGAATACGAACTGGCTATGTTCCAGCGCAGCGCGAGAGAGGCGGCTGAAGGTAATGAAATGCACTAA
- the ubiA gene encoding 4-hydroxybenzoate octaprenyltransferase has protein sequence MDLNKLKPDLDLSDIRINDFVSCYLPLSWQPYARLMRVDRPVGTWLTLLPALASLFMNGGTLPHIKQVLVFSFGAFLMRSAGCVINDIIDQRFDASVNRTRHRPLVNRTLSVNKAVICLVLLLAMAACLLFLLKPATAFLALGCVPLMFFYPFCKRFTHWPQALLGATFNWGVLMASVEVADNITYSALYLWVGCIFWQLGYDTLYAYSDRLDDLRLGLRSTAVLFAEAGKKWIAGFYILTIFFWFMAAIVSGSSVSFLIFLVPISMILFFQTSQFDFNVPDNCNFLFRSNSHVGTLLLIGAASSVLS, from the coding sequence ATGGATTTGAATAAGTTGAAACCTGATTTGGATTTGAGTGATATTCGCATCAACGATTTTGTATCTTGTTACCTTCCTTTATCTTGGCAACCATACGCGCGTCTAATGCGTGTAGATCGCCCTGTCGGAACTTGGTTGACACTGCTTCCAGCTTTGGCTTCATTGTTTATGAATGGCGGAACGCTACCTCATATTAAACAGGTTTTAGTATTTTCATTCGGAGCATTTTTAATGCGTAGCGCTGGCTGCGTCATCAACGACATAATTGATCAACGCTTCGACGCATCTGTCAATCGTACGCGTCACCGTCCCTTAGTCAACCGCACATTAAGCGTAAATAAAGCGGTCATTTGCCTGGTATTACTTCTGGCTATGGCTGCTTGCTTATTGTTCCTACTCAAACCCGCTACGGCTTTTCTGGCTTTAGGTTGCGTCCCCTTGATGTTTTTCTACCCGTTCTGCAAACGCTTCACTCACTGGCCACAAGCGTTGCTTGGAGCAACCTTTAACTGGGGCGTACTCATGGCAAGCGTCGAAGTCGCCGACAATATAACGTATTCTGCATTGTATCTGTGGGTTGGTTGTATCTTCTGGCAATTAGGGTACGACACACTTTATGCTTACAGCGATCGGTTAGACGACTTGCGGTTGGGCTTACGTTCTACTGCCGTGCTATTCGCTGAAGCCGGAAAAAAATGGATAGCTGGTTTTTACATATTAACAATATTTTTTTGGTTTATGGCAGCAATCGTCTCAGGTAGCTCTGTTTCTTTTTTGATTTTTCTAGTGCCAATATCAATGATTCTATTTTTTCAAACATCCCAATTTGATTTTAATGTTCCTGATAATTGTAATTTTCTTTTTAGATCTAATTCGCATGTAGGAACTCTGCTTTTAATCGGCGCGGCTTCGTCAGTTTTAAGTTAA
- a CDS encoding DMT family transporter, which yields MQAQNEPSSTAYRSRIHKGAATIVWLCVMVLLWGISWPVTKLALTEVAPIWLSAFRFGSASVCLFVFVALRGKLKFPPRADWPIVISIGLLQMTVFTGLGMVAMTHVDTSRATLLAYTTPLWGLISGWVLQKIQPTRIQLIALALGMIGIGVICSPMEMNWSTPGAVMGACFLITGAIAWSVAILHIKSHKWQASPLQLAPWQMALATIPLTIAAYTIEGVPNNVEVNSRLLELLFFIGPIATSACFVISAEHGRRISTFAMSNFTLGVPLIGITASVIFLSERLSLWFSIGLSFILAGMLMTILAASRQGRTTMKTKT from the coding sequence ATGCAAGCCCAAAACGAACCTTCTTCTACAGCCTACCGTTCACGTATTCACAAAGGAGCGGCCACAATTGTCTGGCTGTGCGTCATGGTGCTTCTGTGGGGAATCAGTTGGCCTGTTACGAAATTGGCTCTAACTGAGGTTGCGCCGATATGGCTTTCGGCATTTCGGTTCGGAAGTGCATCCGTTTGTCTGTTCGTATTCGTTGCCTTACGAGGGAAACTGAAGTTCCCACCCAGAGCTGATTGGCCGATAGTCATTAGCATCGGCTTGTTGCAGATGACCGTCTTTACGGGGTTAGGAATGGTGGCCATGACGCATGTGGATACAAGTCGCGCAACGCTCTTAGCCTACACGACACCTCTGTGGGGCTTAATTTCAGGATGGGTGCTTCAAAAAATTCAGCCAACCCGTATTCAGCTCATTGCCCTTGCACTCGGAATGATTGGCATCGGCGTCATTTGCTCCCCGATGGAGATGAACTGGTCGACCCCAGGCGCAGTGATGGGAGCATGCTTCCTCATTACCGGTGCAATTGCCTGGTCGGTGGCAATCCTTCACATTAAGAGTCATAAGTGGCAGGCATCCCCGCTGCAGCTCGCGCCCTGGCAGATGGCGTTAGCCACCATACCGCTCACAATTGCCGCCTACACAATCGAGGGTGTTCCAAATAACGTTGAGGTTAACAGCCGCCTCCTTGAGTTGCTTTTTTTCATTGGGCCAATTGCCACATCCGCCTGCTTCGTAATATCAGCTGAACATGGACGCAGGATCAGTACGTTTGCGATGTCAAACTTCACGCTGGGCGTACCACTGATAGGTATAACCGCTTCAGTCATTTTCTTGAGCGAAAGGTTGAGCCTGTGGTTCAGTATCGGGCTTTCATTCATTCTTGCAGGCATGCTGATGACAATATTGGCTGCATCTCGGCAGGGCCGAACTACGATGAAAACGAAGACTTAA
- a CDS encoding Lrp/AsnC family transcriptional regulator — protein sequence MDSLSLFSQNFSPDFISNMIFSGYYFLIYFNLGIKIPLKKPSLDASSLAILDALQANAELSNADLAELVGISTSPCWRRVSDLKQQGVLRGAVALVDPLKLGLAVNVFVHVTLKQQDKESLEVFTNAIQKRPEVMECYLMSGEADFMLRVVIEDLLKYQTLLLECLTQIASVASIRSSFALSQVKYTTALPTDHLRRK from the coding sequence GTGGATAGTTTGTCCTTGTTTTCACAAAATTTCTCTCCTGATTTTATTTCTAATATGATATTTTCAGGATATTATTTTCTGATTTATTTTAATTTAGGGATAAAAATACCTTTGAAGAAGCCTAGCTTAGACGCTTCAAGCCTTGCCATCCTAGATGCTCTTCAAGCCAATGCGGAGTTGAGTAACGCGGATTTGGCTGAATTGGTCGGTATCTCAACGTCCCCGTGCTGGCGACGCGTCTCTGACCTAAAGCAACAGGGTGTGTTGAGAGGCGCGGTTGCTCTTGTGGATCCCTTGAAGCTTGGATTAGCGGTCAACGTCTTTGTGCACGTAACGCTGAAGCAACAAGACAAGGAGTCATTGGAGGTTTTCACCAATGCTATTCAGAAGCGCCCGGAGGTCATGGAATGCTACCTTATGAGTGGAGAAGCTGACTTCATGCTTCGGGTCGTGATAGAGGATCTGCTGAAGTACCAAACGCTGCTGCTTGAGTGCCTTACTCAGATCGCCAGTGTCGCGAGCATCAGGTCTAGCTTTGCATTGAGTCAGGTTAAATACACCACGGCGCTGCCAACGGATCATTTGAGACGAAAGTGA
- a CDS encoding NAD(P)/FAD-dependent oxidoreductase — translation MIYDVIIVGGSYSGISAGLQLARARRQVLIIDAARRRNRFASHSRGFLGRDGQDPGVIGSDAQAQLLAYPTAHWDSQPVTRASTSDAGLMVTVENGEQFTARRLVLATGVVDELPENPGLSERWGRRVFHCPYCHGYELDGGPIGVLATSPLAIHHALMLPDWGPTIFLLNGLFEPDADQMGRLARRGVTVIAEPVLSLGGEHADVTLCSAKVIKLAGLFTQPWTHMSSPLGAQLGCEFEVGPTGDFIKVDGMREASVLGVFACGDAALGAGNVATVVGDGALTRVAAHQSLIFR, via the coding sequence ATGATTTATGACGTGATCATCGTAGGCGGGAGCTACTCCGGAATTTCAGCAGGCTTGCAGCTAGCACGGGCGCGCCGCCAAGTTTTGATCATTGATGCTGCCCGGCGACGCAACCGATTCGCCAGCCACTCACGTGGATTTCTAGGACGGGACGGCCAAGATCCCGGCGTGATAGGCAGCGATGCACAAGCCCAACTTCTCGCTTATCCAACTGCCCATTGGGATTCCCAGCCGGTCACTCGTGCCAGTACGAGCGATGCGGGCTTAATGGTTACCGTCGAGAACGGTGAACAATTCACAGCTCGGCGTTTGGTGCTCGCAACAGGAGTTGTGGATGAGCTACCAGAGAATCCGGGTCTGTCGGAGCGATGGGGGCGACGAGTATTTCATTGTCCGTATTGCCACGGATATGAGCTAGATGGCGGGCCAATTGGAGTATTGGCAACATCGCCACTGGCTATCCACCATGCGCTGATGCTGCCCGACTGGGGACCAACCATCTTTTTACTAAACGGGCTTTTCGAGCCGGATGCCGATCAGATGGGGCGCCTTGCGAGGCGTGGGGTAACGGTAATCGCCGAGCCCGTGTTGTCGCTCGGCGGAGAACACGCCGATGTGACACTCTGCAGCGCTAAAGTGATTAAATTAGCCGGATTATTCACACAGCCTTGGACCCACATGAGTAGCCCATTGGGAGCCCAATTGGGCTGCGAATTTGAAGTTGGGCCTACAGGTGATTTCATCAAGGTCGATGGGATGCGCGAAGCCAGCGTGCTTGGAGTATTTGCATGCGGTGATGCAGCGTTAGGCGCAGGCAATGTAGCGACCGTAGTAGGGGACGGCGCACTCACCCGAGTTGCGGCACATCAGTCGCTGATCTTTCGCTGA